Genomic DNA from Cydia fagiglandana chromosome 3, ilCydFagi1.1, whole genome shotgun sequence:
CGTGCCCTGTTCAGTTTATGTCTACTATTATATCTTGCGAACTCGGTTTGTGCCCCTAATTATTTCACTTTGACTGTATATGCCACATGACAACTTTTGGAACATGAAAATGAGTTGTGCATGCATAAAGAGTTTGGTTATTATCTTTTTGTTTACAAATAACTccattagagtctgtgcggaaagagaagagtcgtggaatgtatggggcccaatacatttcacgactcttctctttccaaacAAACTCTATGTGTAAATACGATCCCTTTGTGTGGCTGATAAGTGATAACTGTACAATGAAATTAGAATGGTTATTATTTGAAATAAGTatcttttataaaattatagtatGGAATGATGTCTCACAAGCAATGCTTAAATGCCTGTATTGTTTAATTTCTTTACAGACTACCAAAGTGCAAAGCTTGGATATCCTgcaaatatttaaatcaaaatagtGTCCACGATGAATTTAGAACaagcttaaataatagtgaCGGGAAGATTAAAATAGAATTCTCAGATAACTACCAGTATATATCTCATGGAAACCTCAGCCTTGTGATAAAGCACATATCTGGTTTGAAGACAGCCTTTGTGGCCCCGACAAAGGCTTATAAAGTGCATGAGAAGGGAGTCATAACTGTGTCTGCATCTGGCACAGAGAATGCCTTGGCTATATCTGCTTGCGATGGTGACCAACTCTTAGTATGGGACAGCAGGACAGGTAAAAATTCTTATAATGTGCAAATCTAGAATTTATATGCCGGATACTaagaaaatattagaaaaaaaaacacggcaCACAAGAGGTTAATCATACAGCCCTCTTTCAATAGAacaattttacataatttaaagaatttttaatttgaagtttattttaatatcaattatttattaatataaagtaCAGTTTTTTATTCGAATTTGTTAAATTGTCCATTTGAGTagctacattaaaaaaacaataaattatccgggtccacacagagcgaaCATACGCGCGACGCACGTTTATACTGGCTGTTTTGAGTGCGcggaaattgcctcgcgcgtatgTTCGCTCTGTGTGGGCCTGGGTATTGGTGCctgtttgaaattttttttatgtttcataaacACTATGTGTTTTACAGGTGAAGTCATGCAAGACCTTAAAGGCCATGGTGGTCCAGCATATAAAAGCAAATTCTTCAATTCTGGTGTAGTGGTGATATCGGCTGGTGCAGATGGATCATGTCGGATCTGGTCTGCAGAGACTGGAGTCAACCCTGTCACACTGATAGGCCACACATTGGCCGTTTGTGATATAGCTATTGTTGAAGTTGGAAGGAATGTCATTTCTGTCAGCAAGTAAGGCTCAAATATTACGTCATATCATGTCATATGTGGTAATTTTAAGTGcgagttaaacagtttagtgTACAATAATGACTCTAATATAGTGGAATTTTTGGAATTATTGTAAATTCTGAGGTATTTTGaatgattaaaattaaaataatccatAGGGGGCATCCATTAATCACGTCATACGTTTTTAGCTAGTTTTTGGGTGATTATGTATGTATTTCCTATGTAAGGTATTTAATTAACTTAATAAATGATTTCAATATTCAAGAGTTTATTCTGAAATTCTTAATGCTTCAGATTTGAATGATTTCTGTTTGCTTGTCtcttgatatttatttaataactattaaatatttCTTTTCTTTCAAGGGATGGTACAGCAAAGCTGTGGGATGTTGGTCAAGCAGCATGTTTGGCCAATATTGTTGAAGGTCATGGTGAGATAAATTGCTGCACCCTGACAACAACAACCGATGAGGTGCCTGTTGAGAATGAGAGAGAGGTAAAGTTCATACGGTCTAGATAGTACAatctagagacctcatacggttgtcactgtgacaaagtacgaaatgggtcggaatttaaattccttgactgtacctattcatttattttattttggtgtGATGTTTGTAAGGTATTCAagcaacacaaaaaaaaaccataaatGAAAGTCAAAGTCAGATTAATGTGAATTTGTTAATTAAAAATCCCTATGAATGGCTCATATTTAGCTGGCAACAACTAACATGATGGGCTCCAGCCAATGATACCTACACAACTTGCGACACAGCCAGGTTACCTTTAAGCA
This window encodes:
- the LOC134680284 gene encoding proteasomal ATPase-associated factor 1-like produces the protein MSAKFPVITIQCDWNEVIKLPKCKAWISCKYLNQNSVHDEFRTSLNNSDGKIKIEFSDNYQYISHGNLSLVIKHISGLKTAFVAPTKAYKVHEKGVITVSASGTENALAISACDGDQLLVWDSRTGEVMQDLKGHGGPAYKSKFFNSGVVVISAGADGSCRIWSAETGVNPVTLIGHTLAVCDIAIVEVGRNVISVSKDGTAKLWDVGQAACLANIVEGHGEINCCTLTTTTDEVPVENEREVGTSNKLLIIGCESGLVVGAHVAKREEVFRKQMDSACNACIVVGQNAIIGCSSGKIMLLNLQNGELGELHESASPVLSMVTLPNQMFAVGRQDGTCTVMSLHEAHGATRVQLTGSDCDGIRDLAFNGKWIFAACRDCNVRKYDFNQVIVHFK